The following coding sequences lie in one Chelmon rostratus isolate fCheRos1 chromosome 2, fCheRos1.pri, whole genome shotgun sequence genomic window:
- the espl1 gene encoding separin encodes MKCLKVDEYIKRTASVTETELLLQELESYVKRRPDLQGRSLRTLCDRVIRACNHQLGVGSPDFDHVSQLVQLVELSLHGYDISASLAAQSSPLYMEKIIFHILKKLSSIEAHSLCSHVARLLYSRLNQDQQAEDYCVLVRSCFSVLWNGLSATKGRKNVTPRDKLHYQMQALSFLLLLDTENAAPSISKAPIYTEDAITEFESCCGAITKDGAALLLQEMHTLFSRCWTGGRVCEEDGPKQSTDTSGLYVLSEMVLIMVKVLCKAGHYDLASTFLNEIESKIRDCGDRQCIAVVLGKWAVKIHSTMKAGGESGQALTECARALRSLSADLGVQEAHSVVEGCGLVVWAVESGHSKGLSGPVLLAWFSFLEEQQERIFKMIKTNSTCQTECSRLQQVLCFSIYQGFVFAYESMLVSQLEDSDTLDRVLLYCQATAGLMMTELRKLSSENLLNKAVIAVSNLACGLYNRHLYDQAFTLVEILCRDLCKNCPVSLSVDRLSRPFMLAVQTSRRAGQLERALDWVIVWLKALGDKITTHMAEPVSLWVKTKADAARNSEEDIRLRTLHDGFGLDVPDEKVMLCLLEEELRAYKEVAGDTAQERYNTLCDLLDICHEESSQTHLRAVYLCEMAQIVCYQDFSEQTDCTAVDFTQEALRLLEGEPETPENADRLKDDKAHALLWLYICTLEKNLQEAIERDKKQQELREQSRSVANHIGTNDFDYEDKHKTQDSILVYEGLHFSLAEENKLCQPLERALAKWSALLQSPVLPSVRNPKQTCSSIAVTAALFKLMGKPLKALEAYQLTIRLSRQLADAHGCASSLCQSASILLDMGTPELAMAQLEQAETFLSSCSSAEGPSSLSMLAVLLKAQYCYSTGQVDLGVPYLCEVLKEVNEPRQSKSWYLLRARTLQTCSSYLSLDTAALPQAQRGRITQHGIKSPDTALYESLKLLCSLLVTLVGRGLYGTNSSSSEMRFINQGDNLLLKWQLLSELLNCSMKMVTVRSSCGAMNDARLQCLEALKLAIKLQALSQCAELLVMKAELELLQGDGEESRIDLDKVRNLLELCTDYSDQVQKEEVKIKPRKGRPAQKSQSPLPTLEDDFKGILSTRWIAKEPVVSDLASSPPLKVKPRRWLSSLAHEPDCQCPCCSEPCLGRATARWAATQADLILKMNPEEARVSLKLQWVTLARCKSVSAKLGAKLAKLFPPCGPAKGLPKPSLMQDVVGRMYLRMALSGLEPRHNKVCDIWKVLEAGLAFVDSTPSPALRPVRAGLMATQAVVTLVTLAAKKGCTPEELFSNVWTWNPPKAATELKSEQKSVPPSSLLKKPKESIKNPDIPDKTKEAKKVRAVKPKIQVTSSSTKVKGLVPMTPVMVKSKPSGRELDSFDFNTVVPTLAFTPVQKVKAPASVQKASRTASKFQFHVYEELSPAQDKARPVPAAPRRTKKSRFKVEFSDESDTEANAQAKPKEKTDVPQKRTTTRKAAQNSRTAPDTPVEKVPAKRQARGKKSCAVPRTTSSEDDEALVCRVASTRRGRTRREVSKAEADSMEEPDKMRTIEEETTKVLNISIEQLRTSDTEAEDNHASSKDIDTDFEVLRRDMCCDWKSEDLSVLRNRGHQIEGLQTHLSHSDTRPENLSLEDTQSLLRSAWLALQHFPSPTIYSTLCALLALTMGQQDPFTTAMLHAQSLGITNRHRTIRHLASCLKKLTKTSNELSDKMDTLSLDDLSRSKPKNSTEQMLLQLENIFSFPTADSSAFPKSHCQEFTLQIQHLPPGVTVCVMSVLGVKPGEMGDSIILSRLEKGSAPVTVHIPTSKQQHPISWLVQEIDTIQVEQKVVSSVSEKAKWWEGRRALDSRVEQLLKEMGGLLGCWRSLLLPLSLDPELSKQAQHLCKSLSAKGVTVSEEMVKAVLSASPVLSQEDLQRFALGVSPQWDMECDQLLHKAVSRLADRDEPHGHVVLILDKYLQKLPWESISILRSRSVSRMPSLHSLIGLSIQKESDSRSILKQGVDIKQVFYVLDPDANLGNSQDRFKDWFSRKLDWEGVCGVAPDSGELEEAVATKDLYIYVGHGAGARFLDSQVVLKRQMRAASLLFGCSSAALAVCGDQEGQGIILSYLMAGCPFILGNLWNVTDRDIDRFTQALLESWLSAGSGAPLLDFMGPSRQATYLKHLIGAAPVVYGLPVHLQ; translated from the exons ATGAAGTGTTTGAAAGTGGACGAATACATCAAGCGGACTGCTTCTGTGACGGAAACGGAGCTTTTACTTCAAGAACTAGAG aGTTATGTGAAGAGGCGACCAGACCTTCAAGGACGCTCACTTCGCACACTGTGTGACAGGGTCATCAGAGCTTGTAACCATCAACTTGGAGTTGGATCCCCTGATTTTGACCATGTCAGTCAGTTGGTGCAGCTGGTGGAGCTTTCCCTACATGGCTATGATATTTCTGCATCACTTGCTGCTCAGAGCAGTCCTCTGTACATGGAAAAGATCATTTTCCATATTCTCAAGAAGCTAAGCTCCATAGAAGCCCACAGTCTTTGCAGCCATGTTGCTAGGTTGCTTTACAGTAGGCTTAACCAAGACCAACAg GCTGAGGACTACTGTGTTCTTGTGCGGAGCTGCTTCTCAGTACTCTGGAATGGACTATCTGCCACCAAAGGCAGGAAAAATGTGACTCCCCGTGACAAACTCCATTACCAGATGCAAGCTCTTAGCTTCCTTCTGTTGTTGGacacagaaaatgcagctccCTCTATCTCCAAAGCTCCCATATACACAGAGGATGCCATCACTGAATTTGAGAGTTGCTGTGGAGCGATAACCAAGGACGGTGCTGCTCTTCTCCTCCAGGAAATGCATACACTTTTCAGTAGATGCTGGACTGGTGGTCGTGTCTGTGAGGAGGATGGGCCCAAGCAGTCCACTGACACATCAGGTTTATATGTGCTTTCGGAAATGGTGCTGATTATGGTGAAGGTGCTTTGCAAGGCCGGCCACTATGATCTGGCCTCCACCTTCTTGAATGAAATTGAGAGCAAGATCAGGGACTGTGGTGACCGTCAGTGTATAGCCGTGGTGCTCGGCAAATGGGCAGTAAAAATTCATTCTACAATGAAGGCTGGTGGGGAGAGTGGCCAGGCTTTGACAGAGTGTGCCAGGGCCCTGAGGTCTCTTTCAGCTGACCTGGGGGTCCAAGAAGCTCACTCAGTTGTTGAAGGTTGTGGATTGGTGGTGTGGGCTGTTGAAAGTGGCCACAGCAAGGGATTAAGCGGACCCGTGCTCCTGGCTTGGTTCTCTTTTCTTGAGGAGCAACAAGAACGAATATTCAAGATGATAAAGACG AATTCAACATGCCAGACTGAGTGCAGCAGACTGCAACAGGTCCTTTGCTTCAGTATTTACCAAGGTTTCGTATTTGCTTATGAGAGCATGCTCGTATCACAG CTGGAGGACAGTGACACGCTGGACAGAGTGCTGCTGTACTGCCAGGCCACAGCTGGACTCATGATGACTGAACTGCGCAAACTGTCAAGTGAAAACCTTCTCAACAAAGCAG TGATTGCTGTGAGCAACTTAGCGTGCGGATTGTACAACCGGCATCTGTATGACCAGGCCTTCACGCTAGTTGAGATTCTCTGCAGGGATCTATGTAAGAACTgccctgtctcactctctgtcgATAGG TTGAGCCGGCCCTTCATGTTGGCCGTGCAGACATCACGGCGGGCTGGACAACTGGAGCGAGCGCTGGACTGGGTGATTGTGTGGTTGAAGGCTCTGGGGGACAAAATCACTACTCATATGGCTGAACCAGTCTCGCTGTGGGTGAAAACGAAGGCTGACGCAGCCCGTAACTCTGAGGAGGACATTCGTCTCAG GACATTACATGATGGTTTTGGTTTGGACGTCCCTGATGAGAAAGTAATGCTCTGCCTCTTGGAAGAAGAGCTGCGTGCCTATAAGGAGGTGGCAGGGGACACTGCCCAGGAGCGTTACAACACTCTCTGTGATCTGTTAGACATCTGCCACGAAGAGAGCTCCCAAACCCATCTACGTGCTGTCTACCTCTGTGAGATGGCCCAGATTGTGTGTTACCAGGATTTCAGTGAACAGACTGACTG cacagcagttgATTTTACCCAAGAAGCTTTACGACTACTTGAAGGAGAACCAGAGACTCCAGAGAatgcagacagactgaaggaTGACAAGGCCCATGCTTTACTTTGGCTCTATATCTGCACTCTGGAAAAGAATCTTCAAGAG GCCATTGAAAGAGATAAAAAACAGCAAGAGTTGCGGGAACAATCACGGAGTGTGGCCAATCACATAGGAACCAATGATTTTGATTATGAAGACAAGCACAAGACACAAGACAGCATCCTGGTCTATGAAGGCCTGCATTTCAGCCTGGCTGAAGAGAACA agTTGTGCCAGCCTTTGGAAAGAGCACTGGCCAAGTGGTCTGCTCTTCTGCAGAGTCCAGTCCTGCCTTCTGTCAGAAACCCCAAACAGACCTGTAGCTCCATTGCTGTGACGGCAGCTCTCTTCAAACTTATGGGAAAG CCTCTAAAGGCTTTGGAAGCTTACCAACTTACAATTAGACTTTCACGTCAACTTGCTGATGCCCATGGATGTGCCAGCTCCCTCTGTCAATCAGCCAGCATACTTCTGGATATGGGCACACCTGAACTGGCTATG gCCCAGCTAGAACAAGCAGAAACATTTCTCAGCTCATGTTCTTCTGCTGAGggtccttcttctctctctatGCTGGCTGTTCTGTTGAAAGCTCAGTACTGCTACAGCACAGGACAG GTGGATCTTGGGGTGCCTTATCTGTGTGAGGTGCTTAAAGAAGTGAATGAGCCGAGGCAGTCAAAGAGCTGGTACCTGCTGCGTGCTCGGACCCTCCAGACCTGCAGCTCCTATCTGAGTTTGGACACGGCTGCGCTGCCACAAGCCCAGCGGGGCCGTATCACACAGCATG gtATAAAAAGCCCAGACACTGCCCTGTATGAGAGTCTGAAGCTACTCTGCAGCCTACTGGTCACTTTAGTGGGAAGGGGTCTATATGGCACTAatagcagcagctcagagatgCGCTTCATCAACCAAG GGGATAACCTGCTACTGAAGtggcagctgctgtcagagctgttaAACTGCTCTATGAAGATGGTGACTGTGAGAAGCAGCTGTGGGGCCATGAATGATGCCAGGCTTCAATGTCTAGAAGCACTCAAACTGGCCATCAAGCTGCAAGCACTCAGCCA atgTGCTGAGCTGCTGGTGATGAAAGCTGAGTTGGAGCTGTTGCAGGGCGATGGAGAGGAAAGTAGAATTGATTTGGACAAAGTCAGAAACCTTCTGGAGCTTTGCACAG ATTATTCTGACCAAGTGCAGAAGGAAGAGGTGAAAATCAAACCTAGGAAAGGTCGTCCAGCACAGAAGTCTCAGTCTCCCCTTCCTACCTTAGAGGATGATTTTAAGGGTATCCTGAGCACTAGGTGGATTGCCAAAGAACCTGTAGTGAGTGATCTGGCCAGCTCCCCACCTCTCAAAGTCAAGCCTCGCCGCTGGCTCTCCTCCCTGGCACATGAACCTGACTGCCAGTGCCCCTGCTGCTCTGAGCCTTGTCTGGGCCGGGCCACTGCTCGCTGGGCAGCTACACAGGCTGATCTGATTCTTAAGATGAATCCCGAAGAAGCCAGAGTCAGTTTGAAACTACAATGGGTGACATTAGCCCGCTGTAAGAGTGTTTCTGCCAAACTTGGGGCAAAATTGGCTAAACTCTTCCCTCCCTGTGGTCCTGCAAAAGGCTTACCTAAACCCTCCCTGATGCAGGATGTGGTGGGGCGCATGTACCTTCGCATGGCCCTGTCTGGGCTGGAACCAAGGCATAACAAGGTCTGTGATATATGGAAAGTACTGGAGGCTGGCTTAGCATTTGTTGATTCCACACCCTCTCCTGCGCTAAGACCTGTGAGAGCAGGCCTGATGGCAACCCAAGCCGTAGTGACATTGGTTACTTTGGCTGCCAAAAAGGGCTGCACCCCAGAGGAGCTCTTCTCAAATGTTTGGACTTGGAATCCACCAAAAGCTGCCACAGAGCTTAAATCAGAACAGAAAAGCGTGCCTCCCTCGTCCTTGCTCAAGAAACCTAAAGAGTCCATTAAAAACCCGGATATTCCTGACAAAACAAAGGAGGCAAAGAAGGTCAGGGCTGTCAAGCCCAAAATTCAAGTGACAAGCTCCTCAACCAAAGTAAAGGGACTGGTTCCCATGACACCAGTGATGGTTAAGTCAAAGCCCTCTGGTAGGGAGCTTGACTCTTTTGACTTTAACACAGTGGTGCCTACTTTAGCCTTCACTCCTGTTCAAAAGGTGAAAGCTCCTGCGTCAGTGCAGAAAGCATCGAGGACTGCCTCtaagtttcagtttcatgtgtaTGAAGAATTGTCGCCAGCTCAAGACAAAGCCCGACCTGTGCCTGCTGCCCCCAGACGCACAAAGAAATCACGTTTCAAG GTGGAGTTTAGCGATGAGAGTGATACAGAAGCCAATGCCCAGGCAAAGCCCAAAGAAAAAACGGATGTCCCTCAAAAGCGAACCACCACAAGAAAAGCTGCCCAAAACAGTAGAACTGCCCCAGATACACCTGTGGAGAAGGTCCCCGCCAAGAGACAGGCTAGGGGTAAGAAGAGCTGTGCAGTGCCTCGGACCACCTCCTCTGAGGATGACGAGGCTTTGGTCTGCCGGGTGGCCTCAACCAGAAGAGGAAGAACCAGAAGGGAGGTGTCCAAGGCAGAGGCCGATTCAATGGAGGAGCCAGACAAAATGAGGACCATTGAAGAGGAAACCACCAAGGTTCTGAACATAAGCATTGAGCAGCTGAGGACATCAGACACTGAGGCTGAAGACAATCATGCTTCAAGCAAAGATATTG ACACAGATTTTGAGGTGTTGCGGAGGGATATGTGTTGCGATTGGAAGAGTGAAGACTTGTCCGTACTGAGGAACAGAGGTCATCAGATAGAAGGTCTACAAACCCACCTGTCTCATTCAGACACCAGGCCAG aAAATCTCTCTCTGGAAGATACTCAGTCATTGCTCCGCTCAGCCTGGTTGGCTCTTCAGCACTTCCCCTCCCCCACCATCTACTCGACCCTCTGTGCTCTTCTGGCTTTGACCATGGGACAGCAGGACCCATTCACTACAGCAATGCTGCATGCCCAGTCCTTGGGCATCACAAATCGCCACCGCACAATCAGGCATTTAGCCAGTTGTCTTAA GAAGCTGACAAAGACATCCAATGAGTTATCGGACAAGATGGATACTCTGAGTCTAGATGACCTCAGTCGGAGCAAGCCCAAGAACTCTACTGAACAGATGTTGTTGCAGTTGGAGAACATCTTCTCCTTCCCAACTGCTGACTCCTCTGCTTTCCCCAAGAGTCACTGCCAAGAGTTTACCCTACAAATTCAACACCTTCCCCCAG GGGTGAcggtgtgtgtgatgtctgtgcTTGGAGTAAAACCTGGTGAGATGGGTGACAGCATCATACTGTCTCGTCTTGAGAAGGGATCTGCCCCGGTCACTGTTCACATCCCCACCTCTAAACAGCAA CACCCCATTAGTTGGCTGGTGCAGGAGATAGATACCATTCAGGTGGAACAGAAGGTTGTCAGCAGTGTGTCTGAGAAAGCCAAGTGGTGGGAGGGCCGCAGGGCGCTCGACTCTCGAGTTGAG CAACTGTTGAAGGAGATGGGGGGATTGCTGGGATGCTGGAGGAGCTTACTTCTACCCCTTTCACTGGATCCTGAGCTCTCCAAACAGGCCCAACACCTTTGCAAGTCTTTGTCTGCAAAGGGAGTGACAGTCAGTGAGGAGATGGTAAAG GCTGTGTTGTCTGCTTCTCCTGTGCTCTCCCAAGAAGACCTTCAAAGATTTGCTTTGGGAGTTTCACCACAGTGGGACATGGAGTGTGACCAACTTCTCCATAAAGCAGTGTCACGGCTTGCTGACAGAGACGAGCCCCACGGCCACGTGGTTCTCATCCTGGATAAG TACCTCCAGAAGCTGCCCTGGGAGAGCATCTCCATTTTAAGATCTCGCTCTGTCAGTCGGATGCCTTCTCTGCACTCTCTAATTGGACTGAGCATTCAGAAAGAG TCTGACTCTCGGTCCATCCTGAAGCAAGGTGTGGATATAAAGCAGGTGTTTTATGTGCTGGACCCT